A region from the Gemmatimonadota bacterium genome encodes:
- a CDS encoding ribonuclease Z, with protein MRVTILGSGTLSPDSSRGSAAHLVETTGAHVLLDCGAGTVRSLAERGWEGLTHLILSHFHVDHVGDVPGLFWALAKGRPRPGPRPLTVLGPPGTNAWLARVAAAFGDYILAPGAPLRVVELGTGHWRDDTGAQLEVSVHPTPHADPSIAVRLETPGGATGYTGDTGPAAGLATFFAGVDVAISECGTREEARRAGHLAPSDVAALWTRADPGVLCLTHVDPVLGPAEAERRVRGAGYVGALEMGWDGLTLPMEEAVGC; from the coding sequence ATGCGCGTCACCATCCTCGGCTCGGGTACGCTGTCGCCGGACTCCAGCCGGGGCTCCGCGGCCCATCTGGTCGAGACCACGGGCGCGCATGTGTTGTTGGATTGTGGCGCGGGCACGGTCCGCTCCCTGGCGGAGCGTGGGTGGGAGGGTCTTACCCACCTCATTCTGTCGCACTTCCACGTGGACCACGTCGGTGATGTCCCGGGGCTCTTCTGGGCCCTCGCCAAGGGGCGGCCCCGCCCCGGTCCTCGACCCTTGACCGTGCTCGGCCCACCCGGAACCAACGCGTGGCTCGCGCGCGTGGCTGCCGCGTTCGGCGACTACATCCTGGCGCCGGGCGCACCGCTCCGAGTGGTGGAACTCGGCACAGGCCATTGGCGGGACGACACCGGCGCGCAGCTGGAGGTGAGCGTGCATCCGACCCCGCACGCGGACCCCTCCATCGCGGTCCGCCTCGAGACCCCGGGTGGTGCGACGGGCTACACGGGGGACACGGGTCCCGCTGCAGGGTTGGCGACGTTCTTCGCTGGCGTCGACGTGGCCATTTCGGAGTGCGGTACCCGGGAGGAAGCGCGGCGAGCCGGGCACTTGGCGCCGTCGGATGTGGCGGCGCTGTGGACGCGCGCAGACCCCGGGGTGCTGTGTCTGACGCATGTGGACCCCGTCCTGGGTCCCGCGGAGGCGGAGCGGCGGGTGCGTGGGGCGGGCTATGTGGGAGCGCTGGAAATGGGGTGGGACGGACTGACCCTGCCCATGGAGGAGGCCGTGGGATGCTGA
- the aroF gene encoding 3-deoxy-7-phosphoheptulonate synthase yields the protein MLIVMRREATAEDVEAVVAAIAALGFEARPLPGHGRTAIGVLGNDGPIDPARFTHLEGILEVVPVSEPYKQVSREWKREPTRVPLGAVWIGGGEEAGIIAGPCAVESRSQIVEVAHALREAGAIALRGGAFKPRTSPYSFQGLGEKGLELLAEARARTGLPIVTEALEPSGVERVAEVADVIQVGARNMQNAPLLRKAGQSGVPVLIKRGPAATVTELLLAAEYVLAEGNPHVILCERGVRGFDSATRNMFDVSAIPLVHQRSHLPILGDPSHATGASALVPAVALAALAAGADGLLIEVHPEPARALSDGAQSLDPEAFARLLRKARALLEALGRELSTLPEGVPA from the coding sequence ATGCTGATCGTGATGCGGCGCGAGGCGACGGCCGAGGACGTGGAAGCGGTGGTGGCCGCCATCGCTGCGCTCGGGTTCGAGGCCCGCCCGCTGCCTGGTCACGGCAGGACCGCCATTGGCGTTCTGGGCAACGACGGTCCGATCGACCCCGCGCGCTTCACGCACCTGGAGGGCATCCTGGAGGTCGTCCCGGTCTCGGAGCCCTACAAGCAGGTCTCGCGCGAATGGAAGCGGGAGCCCACCCGGGTCCCCCTCGGCGCGGTATGGATCGGGGGAGGGGAGGAAGCTGGCATCATTGCCGGTCCCTGCGCGGTGGAGAGCCGATCGCAGATCGTGGAGGTGGCGCACGCCCTTCGGGAGGCCGGCGCCATCGCGCTGCGCGGCGGCGCCTTCAAGCCGCGCACCTCGCCCTACTCGTTTCAGGGGCTGGGAGAGAAAGGGCTGGAGTTGTTGGCCGAAGCCAGGGCGCGCACGGGCTTGCCCATCGTCACCGAGGCACTCGAGCCGTCCGGCGTGGAGCGGGTCGCCGAGGTGGCCGACGTGATCCAGGTCGGGGCCCGCAACATGCAAAACGCACCGTTGCTCCGGAAGGCGGGTCAGTCCGGCGTACCGGTCTTGATCAAGCGCGGGCCCGCCGCGACGGTGACCGAGCTGTTGCTCGCTGCCGAGTACGTGCTGGCCGAGGGAAATCCGCACGTGATCCTGTGCGAGCGCGGTGTGCGAGGCTTCGATTCCGCCACGCGCAACATGTTCGACGTCTCGGCCATTCCGCTCGTGCATCAACGTTCCCACCTTCCCATCCTGGGCGATCCCAGCCATGCAACCGGCGCGAGTGCCCTCGTGCCAGCGGTGGCCCTCGCGGCCTTGGCGGCTGGCGCGGACGGACTGCTCATCGAGGTCCATCCTGAGCCCGCCCGGGCCTTGTCGGACGGGGCGCAGTCGCTCGACCCCGAAGCCTTTGCGCGGCTGCTGCGAAAGGCGCGCGCGCTGCTCGAAGCCCTCGGGCGCGAGCTGAGCACACTCCCGGAGGGTGTGCCGGCCTGA
- a CDS encoding YraN family protein — MDRRSLGQRGERLAREHLEARGWVHLASNVRVGREEIDLVVLREGTLAFVEVKTRSDDRFGLPAQAVDRRKQARIRRVARAWLCTHPQPRASLRFDIVSVLVDRRGGTVRIDVFEDAWR; from the coding sequence GTGGACCGACGTTCGCTGGGCCAGCGCGGAGAACGGCTCGCACGGGAGCACCTGGAGGCGCGCGGGTGGGTGCATCTTGCGTCCAACGTTCGTGTGGGTCGGGAAGAGATCGACCTCGTCGTTCTGCGTGAGGGAACGCTGGCCTTCGTGGAGGTCAAAACGCGCAGCGACGACCGCTTCGGCCTGCCGGCGCAGGCGGTGGATCGGCGCAAGCAGGCTCGGATCCGCCGCGTGGCGCGGGCCTGGCTCTGCACCCACCCCCAGCCCCGCGCCAGCCTGCGCTTCGACATCGTCTCGGTCCTGGTGGATCGTCGCGGTGGCACCGTCCGGATCGACGTATTCGAAGACGCCTGGCGCTGA
- the dnaX gene encoding DNA polymerase III subunit gamma/tau, whose product MSHTALARKYRPKNFADVAAQEHVSETLRKSVATDRVGHAYLFCGPRGVGKTTLARVLAMALNCPRRSPEGEPCGECESCARIWSGNTSLDVVEIDAASNRGVDDARSLRERAMYAPSEDGRFKVYIVDEAHMLTREAWNALLKILEEPPPRVIFVFATTEPQKIQQSAAPILSRCQRFDLRRVGAGEIERRLEMVLEREHASATPEALHAVARKADGGMRDALSLLDQVLALAGDAVDLDAVRRVLGLVEEERYLELFDVLAERRHGDVFRLIEELVDEGYDLVEFYHGLMDTLRLLLRAALDPEAPDASLPEHLRDAFRTAAARFATGDLVRMLALAADLETSGNLRRSPNPRVLIEMLLLRFSYLDRTLQIEELLSGAGGGPSGGSAVGQGARAPAGGGSGSPDGRVARDPKPAAAATRHATRATPPTPTAATVTAAAGSVGEAWARLVESGSGVPPGLGPFLRTATIDESDGAARLHMPPGPGLERLQDPRVRAALEESLARHLGRPLGLRVESQSKAAETPERVTQETVRKTRMDELLAREPRLKAAVEGLDLELME is encoded by the coding sequence GTGTCGCATACCGCACTCGCCCGCAAGTACCGGCCGAAGAACTTCGCTGACGTAGCAGCGCAGGAGCACGTCTCCGAGACGCTCCGGAAGTCGGTGGCCACGGATCGTGTCGGACACGCCTACCTCTTCTGCGGTCCGCGTGGTGTAGGCAAGACTACGCTGGCACGCGTTCTCGCCATGGCACTGAACTGCCCACGGCGCTCGCCGGAGGGGGAGCCCTGTGGGGAATGCGAGAGTTGTGCGCGCATCTGGAGCGGGAACACCTCGCTGGACGTGGTCGAGATCGACGCCGCCTCCAACCGCGGGGTGGACGACGCACGCAGCTTGCGGGAGCGGGCGATGTACGCCCCGTCCGAGGATGGGCGCTTCAAGGTCTACATCGTGGACGAGGCGCACATGCTCACGCGGGAAGCGTGGAATGCGCTCCTCAAGATCCTCGAGGAGCCACCGCCGCGGGTGATCTTCGTCTTCGCCACCACGGAGCCACAGAAGATCCAGCAGAGCGCGGCGCCGATCCTCTCGCGGTGCCAACGGTTCGACCTGCGTCGCGTCGGGGCGGGCGAGATCGAGCGGCGTCTGGAGATGGTGCTCGAACGGGAGCATGCCTCCGCAACGCCCGAGGCGCTCCACGCCGTGGCGCGCAAGGCGGACGGGGGGATGCGCGACGCCCTCTCCTTGCTCGATCAGGTGTTGGCTCTCGCCGGGGACGCCGTGGACCTCGACGCCGTGCGGCGGGTGCTCGGCCTGGTCGAGGAGGAGCGTTACCTCGAACTCTTCGACGTGTTGGCCGAGCGGCGACACGGAGACGTCTTCCGACTGATCGAGGAGCTGGTCGACGAAGGCTATGATCTCGTGGAGTTCTATCACGGGCTGATGGACACGTTGCGCCTGCTGCTGCGCGCGGCGCTCGATCCTGAAGCACCGGACGCCAGCCTTCCGGAGCACCTTCGCGACGCATTCCGAACGGCGGCCGCGCGGTTCGCGACCGGCGACCTGGTGCGGATGCTGGCACTGGCGGCGGACCTGGAGACATCGGGCAACCTGCGCCGCTCGCCCAACCCACGTGTGCTGATCGAGATGCTGTTGCTCCGCTTCAGCTACCTCGACCGCACCCTCCAGATCGAGGAGCTGCTTTCCGGAGCAGGGGGCGGCCCGAGCGGTGGGAGCGCCGTGGGTCAAGGCGCCCGGGCACCCGCCGGTGGCGGCAGCGGGTCTCCGGACGGCCGCGTGGCCCGGGACCCCAAGCCGGCGGCCGCCGCCACCCGCCACGCGACCCGCGCCACGCCGCCCACTCCTACGGCGGCGACGGTGACCGCGGCGGCCGGGAGCGTCGGAGAGGCCTGGGCCCGCTTGGTCGAATCGGGGAGCGGGGTGCCACCCGGGCTCGGCCCCTTTCTCCGGACCGCGACCATCGATGAGAGCGACGGCGCAGCCCGACTGCACATGCCTCCCGGTCCGGGGCTCGAGCGGCTTCAGGACCCCCGGGTGCGTGCCGCGCTCGAAGAATCGCTGGCCCGGCACCTCGGACGCCCGCTCGGGCTCCGGGTGGAATCCCAGTCGAAGGCTGCCGAGACTCCCGAGAGAGTGACTCAGGAAACGGTCCGGAAGACGAGGATGGACGAGCTTCTGGCCCGGGAACCGCGTCTGAAGGCGGCGGTAGAAGGACTCGACCTCGAATTGATGGAATAG
- a CDS encoding YbaB/EbfC family nucleoid-associated protein gives MDNLQQLVEMGRELQAKMAELEASLNSLEVEASAGGGMVTATVDGKGRVKRIRLDPKVVDPSDVEMLEDLISAAVSEAQHKAQRSQEDRLRQVTGGLPLPGGFPGLL, from the coding sequence ATGGACAATCTGCAGCAACTGGTCGAGATGGGCAGGGAACTCCAGGCCAAGATGGCCGAATTGGAGGCTTCCCTGAACTCGCTCGAGGTCGAGGCGTCCGCCGGCGGCGGCATGGTGACGGCAACGGTCGACGGCAAGGGTCGGGTCAAGCGTATCCGGCTGGACCCCAAGGTCGTCGACCCTTCCGACGTGGAGATGCTCGAAGACCTCATCAGCGCCGCCGTCTCGGAAGCGCAACACAAAGCCCAGCGCAGTCAGGAGGACCGGCTCCGCCAGGTGACGGGGGGTCTGCCGCTCCCCGGAGGCTTCCCCGGGCTCCTGTAG
- the recR gene encoding recombination mediator RecR has product MSVIERATREFARLPGIGQKTALRLVYHLLKSGSERSQDLARALVDLAERIHPCTRCGNFSEGELCEVCSNPRREPGTLCVVEEAFDVAAVERTGAFRGRYHVLGGRLSPLDGIGPDELNLAGLLARIRDEGEGRDEVIVATNASMEGEATAVLVESQLRPWVGRITRLARGIPMGSDLEYVDGTTLAQALSGRREMQ; this is encoded by the coding sequence ATGTCGGTCATCGAGCGAGCTACCCGGGAGTTCGCCCGTCTCCCGGGAATCGGCCAGAAGACCGCGCTTAGGCTGGTCTACCACTTGCTGAAGTCTGGCTCGGAGCGGTCCCAGGACCTGGCTCGGGCTCTGGTGGATCTGGCCGAGCGCATCCACCCCTGCACCCGCTGCGGGAATTTCAGCGAGGGTGAGCTGTGCGAGGTCTGCAGCAATCCCCGCCGGGAGCCTGGCACCCTTTGCGTGGTGGAGGAAGCGTTCGACGTGGCTGCCGTGGAGCGGACCGGTGCCTTCCGGGGACGGTACCACGTCCTCGGTGGGCGGTTGTCCCCATTGGACGGGATCGGGCCTGATGAACTCAATCTGGCCGGTCTCCTGGCCCGCATCCGCGACGAAGGGGAGGGGCGGGACGAGGTGATCGTGGCCACGAACGCCAGCATGGAGGGCGAGGCCACCGCGGTCCTGGTGGAATCCCAGCTGCGGCCCTGGGTGGGACGGATCACGCGGCTGGCCCGGGGCATTCCGATGGGGAGTGACCTCGAGTACGTGGACGGAACCACTCTGGCGCAGGCCTTGTCCGGCCGGCGTGAGATGCAGTAG
- a CDS encoding roadblock/LC7 domain-containing protein: protein MSGARGSSDEQTPVHDARALLRGYLDGGDAQLALVIDTAGRVITAAGNPGRLDPTSFASVCAAHFEANVQLATLVGEPEFRTLLHQGHEASIYLAGVGSSAVLALVYEGTRLFEDVGPSGLELARQLTDPIAEFLGKSVGAGAAGVGSEWVQAVENEIERVFREGA, encoded by the coding sequence TTGAGCGGCGCCCGGGGCTCTTCGGACGAGCAGACCCCCGTGCACGACGCGCGGGCGCTGCTGCGCGGCTATCTGGACGGCGGCGACGCGCAGCTGGCTCTGGTGATCGACACCGCGGGGCGGGTCATCACAGCGGCCGGCAACCCCGGACGCCTGGATCCGACCTCGTTCGCTTCGGTCTGCGCGGCCCACTTCGAAGCCAATGTGCAGCTTGCCACGCTGGTCGGGGAACCCGAGTTTAGGACGCTGCTCCATCAGGGGCACGAGGCGTCCATCTATCTCGCAGGTGTGGGGTCGAGCGCGGTGCTCGCCCTGGTCTACGAGGGAACTCGTCTTTTTGAAGACGTAGGTCCGTCCGGCCTGGAGTTGGCTCGCCAGCTCACGGATCCGATCGCGGAGTTCCTGGGAAAGAGCGTCGGTGCGGGCGCGGCGGGAGTGGGCTCCGAATGGGTCCAAGCCGTCGAGAACGAGATCGAACGCGTATTCAGAGAAGGAGCATAG
- a CDS encoding ADP-ribosylation factor-like protein, translating into MSMINYASREINCKIVYYGTGLGGKTTNLEYVYEKINPDTKGKMISLATETDRTLFFDFLPIDLGEIRGFKTRFHLYTVPGQVYYNASRKLILKGVDGLVFVADSQEGRSEANIEAMHNLYENIESYGYEMDKLPFVIQYNKRDLPNVLAVEEMRAQLNPTGVPDFEAVAVQGKGVFETLQAVSKLVVKSLS; encoded by the coding sequence ATGTCGATGATCAACTACGCCAGCCGCGAGATCAACTGCAAGATCGTGTACTACGGTACCGGGCTGGGCGGGAAGACGACGAACCTCGAGTACGTGTACGAGAAGATCAACCCCGACACCAAGGGGAAGATGATCTCTCTCGCCACGGAGACGGATCGCACGCTCTTCTTCGACTTCCTCCCGATTGACCTGGGTGAGATCCGAGGCTTCAAGACGCGCTTCCATCTCTACACGGTCCCTGGCCAGGTCTACTACAACGCGAGTCGCAAGCTCATCCTGAAGGGCGTGGACGGGCTCGTGTTCGTGGCGGACTCCCAGGAGGGTCGCTCCGAGGCCAACATCGAGGCGATGCACAACCTGTACGAGAACATCGAGTCGTACGGGTACGAGATGGACAAGCTCCCCTTTGTGATCCAGTACAACAAACGGGATCTCCCCAACGTCCTTGCGGTGGAGGAGATGCGCGCACAACTCAATCCGACGGGGGTGCCGGATTTCGAGGCGGTGGCCGTGCAGGGCAAAGGCGTTTTCGAAACCCTGCAGGCCGTGAGCAAGCTGGTCGTCAAGTCGCTGAGCTGA
- the pgsA gene encoding CDP-diacylglycerol--glycerol-3-phosphate 3-phosphatidyltransferase has product MAAGGRWNLPNLITVLRILACPVIFWLALSTEITNGFLAFALFLAASASDLFDGYLARKHGLITNMGKLLDPIADKLLLASTFVPFYLVSHRGVAWELPWWGALPLWVLAVIFGRELAITLFRSWAARRGEVIAAGPSGKYKAFVQNLFSGGVLLWYPLRRLAEDRAWAGSAWSVWRGFHGAWIGIMLVAALVLTVYSMADYLWGYRRLLSRAAGG; this is encoded by the coding sequence ATGGCCGCCGGTGGTCGGTGGAACCTTCCCAACCTGATCACCGTCCTGCGGATTCTCGCATGTCCAGTCATCTTCTGGCTGGCCTTGTCGACGGAGATCACCAACGGATTCCTGGCGTTCGCACTTTTCCTGGCCGCGAGCGCATCCGACCTGTTCGACGGCTATCTGGCACGTAAGCACGGGCTGATCACCAATATGGGGAAGCTGCTCGACCCCATTGCGGACAAGCTGTTGTTGGCGTCGACCTTCGTGCCGTTCTACCTCGTCTCCCACCGCGGCGTCGCCTGGGAGCTGCCTTGGTGGGGTGCCCTGCCGCTCTGGGTCCTTGCCGTGATCTTCGGCCGCGAATTGGCCATCACGCTGTTCCGTAGCTGGGCGGCCCGACGAGGCGAGGTGATCGCGGCGGGTCCCTCCGGGAAGTACAAGGCCTTCGTGCAGAATCTGTTCTCGGGCGGCGTGCTCTTGTGGTACCCTCTGCGTCGCCTCGCCGAGGATCGCGCCTGGGCGGGATCGGCCTGGTCGGTCTGGCGCGGCTTCCACGGTGCCTGGATCGGCATCATGCTGGTCGCGGCCCTTGTGTTGACCGTCTATTCGATGGCCGACTACCTGTGGGGGTATCGGCGCCTTCTGTCGCGAGCCGCCGGCGGGTAG
- a CDS encoding CinA family nicotinamide mononucleotide deamidase-related protein, producing MTGVRVGVLTVGDELLYGSTVDTNGSWLSARLAEQGLPVRARAVVGDVEGEIRRSLRWLRDAVDAVIVTGGLGPTPDDLTREAVARELGIELVPSAAILRGLEARFLAHGFKDLPPDNARQAMVPEEGRGAPLPNPLGSAPGLWFEGACPVVCLPGVPGEMRRIFGDSVVPALRERFSDRLDPPFHRFIHTSGVAESVLSAGIAEALPEGSGPVAIAFLPHLGSVDVRLTVSGLPEPEARAWLDRIEEAIGPRVAPHRFESAHGDLAEAVLALCEASERSLSVAESCTGGRIAHRLTRIPGASRTFVGGVVAYANAAKTALLGVDAATLEREGAVSGPVAEQMALGVCRLLETGAGISVTGIAGPDGGSAQKPIGLVWYAAAVDGRVRAVERRFPGDREGVRERASEAALGLLHRMLRESGGTP from the coding sequence ATGACCGGGGTGCGCGTGGGCGTCCTGACCGTGGGAGACGAGCTCCTGTACGGGAGCACCGTCGACACCAACGGAAGCTGGCTCAGCGCACGACTGGCCGAGCAGGGCCTCCCCGTGCGGGCGCGTGCGGTCGTGGGAGATGTAGAGGGGGAAATCCGCCGCTCCCTGCGGTGGCTCAGGGACGCCGTCGACGCCGTCATCGTCACCGGAGGCCTGGGCCCGACGCCGGACGACCTCACCCGCGAGGCGGTGGCGCGGGAGTTGGGCATCGAGTTGGTGCCCTCCGCCGCGATCCTGCGGGGTCTGGAGGCCCGGTTCCTTGCCCACGGATTCAAGGACCTTCCCCCCGACAACGCCCGCCAGGCCATGGTTCCGGAGGAGGGGCGGGGAGCGCCCCTGCCGAATCCGTTGGGGTCCGCACCCGGCCTCTGGTTCGAGGGCGCTTGCCCGGTGGTGTGCCTGCCTGGAGTGCCGGGAGAGATGCGCCGGATCTTCGGAGATTCGGTCGTCCCCGCGCTGCGGGAGCGCTTCTCCGATCGATTGGATCCGCCCTTCCACCGCTTCATCCACACCTCCGGAGTCGCAGAGTCCGTGCTTTCCGCGGGCATCGCCGAGGCGCTACCGGAAGGCTCCGGGCCGGTCGCGATCGCGTTCCTGCCGCACCTGGGCAGCGTGGACGTGCGCCTGACCGTGAGCGGCCTGCCCGAGCCGGAGGCGCGTGCTTGGTTGGACCGGATCGAGGAGGCCATCGGGCCCCGGGTGGCGCCCCACCGGTTCGAGTCGGCGCACGGGGACCTGGCCGAAGCGGTGCTCGCCCTCTGCGAGGCGTCGGAGCGCAGCCTGTCGGTGGCGGAGAGCTGCACGGGGGGGCGGATCGCCCACCGCCTCACCAGGATTCCCGGCGCCTCCCGCACGTTCGTGGGCGGAGTGGTGGCCTACGCGAACGCAGCCAAGACCGCGCTCCTGGGTGTGGACGCCGCCACCTTGGAGCGGGAGGGCGCGGTGTCGGGCCCGGTGGCCGAGCAGATGGCCTTGGGGGTTTGTCGACTCCTCGAGACCGGCGCCGGGATCAGTGTCACGGGCATTGCGGGCCCCGACGGGGGATCAGCGCAGAAGCCGATCGGGCTGGTCTGGTACGCGGCCGCGGTGGATGGCCGCGTACGTGCCGTGGAGCGCCGATTCCCTGGAGATCGGGAGGGGGTCCGTGAGCGGGCCAGCGAGGCGGCCTTGGGCCTCCTCCACCGCATGCTGCGGGAGTCCGGGGGAACCCCGTGA
- a CDS encoding alpha/beta hydrolase — protein sequence MIRAREGVFEGAGGTVLRWRLWLPDHPRAAVLIVHGWGEHAGRYEMVAGTLTGRGLAVFAYDQRGHGRSEGARGHVDRFDDLVADLGRARDEAADRIGEPGITWVTLGHSLGGLVVLRALDTGLVGVAAAVISAPWLATAVPVSPLRRRLAEALDHVWPSVGLPTGTRPELLTRDPRMIREYREDPLNHSRMSPRLFFEVERTQAHVLQMPPLVRVPTLMLVPEADLLVDPATSIAYAEKRAGHGMELLRLPGLRHEPLNEVEREDVLRQVGSWMDGALDGSRG from the coding sequence GTGATCCGCGCGCGCGAGGGGGTGTTCGAAGGCGCGGGGGGAACCGTGCTGCGATGGAGGCTCTGGCTGCCCGACCATCCCCGGGCCGCGGTCCTGATCGTCCATGGTTGGGGCGAACATGCGGGCCGCTACGAAATGGTGGCCGGAACCCTGACCGGGCGTGGGTTGGCGGTCTTCGCCTACGACCAGCGCGGCCACGGGCGCTCGGAGGGTGCTCGAGGCCACGTGGATCGCTTCGACGACCTGGTGGCCGACCTGGGGCGGGCCCGGGACGAGGCCGCCGACCGCATCGGAGAACCCGGGATCACCTGGGTGACGCTGGGGCATTCGCTGGGGGGGCTGGTCGTACTACGCGCGCTGGACACCGGGCTGGTTGGCGTGGCCGCCGCCGTGATCAGCGCGCCCTGGCTGGCCACCGCCGTTCCGGTCTCCCCACTCCGCCGCCGGCTGGCTGAAGCGTTGGATCACGTCTGGCCCAGCGTGGGCCTCCCCACCGGGACGAGGCCAGAACTGCTGACGCGTGACCCTCGGATGATCCGGGAGTACCGCGAGGATCCTTTGAATCACTCGCGCATGAGTCCTCGTCTTTTCTTCGAGGTCGAGCGCACACAAGCCCACGTCCTTCAGATGCCGCCCTTGGTACGGGTGCCGACCCTGATGCTGGTACCCGAGGCCGACCTCCTCGTGGACCCGGCCACGAGCATCGCCTATGCGGAGAAGAGGGCGGGTCACGGGATGGAACTGCTCCGCCTGCCCGGCCTCCGCCACGAGCCGCTGAACGAAGTGGAGCGGGAGGACGTACTCCGACAGGTCGGGTCCTGGATGGATGGAGCCCTGGACGGCAGTAGGGGCTGA
- a CDS encoding nucleotide exchange factor GrpE, with translation MSDERSEAEAIETEDLEPGTGETAAAGDPDPAEVEPTGARGEDEMESLRAEHARLTDRHLRLAAEFENYRRRTEQDLSSAWGRAQADMLAKLVDALDDLQRVGTWEASTTTVEALIEGVDLVERKFKQALAAAGVEVLEPADAPFDPSIMEAVMRVPADDEASDDMVKDVFQKGYRLKGNLVRPARVSVLKHD, from the coding sequence ATGAGCGACGAACGATCGGAAGCGGAAGCCATCGAGACCGAAGACCTCGAACCCGGGACCGGCGAGACCGCAGCCGCCGGAGACCCCGATCCGGCGGAGGTGGAGCCGACCGGCGCGCGGGGAGAGGACGAGATGGAGTCGCTCAGGGCCGAGCACGCGCGGCTCACGGATCGGCACCTGCGCCTGGCCGCCGAGTTCGAGAACTACCGCCGCCGCACCGAGCAGGACCTCAGCAGTGCGTGGGGACGCGCACAGGCCGACATGCTGGCCAAGCTCGTGGACGCCCTGGACGACCTGCAGCGCGTCGGGACCTGGGAGGCGTCGACGACGACCGTCGAAGCGCTCATCGAGGGAGTGGACCTCGTGGAGCGGAAGTTCAAGCAAGCACTGGCCGCGGCCGGTGTCGAAGTCCTGGAGCCGGCCGATGCTCCCTTCGATCCGTCGATCATGGAGGCGGTCATGCGGGTACCCGCCGACGACGAGGCCTCCGATGACATGGTCAAGGACGTGTTCCAGAAGGGCTATCGGCTGAAGGGCAACCTGGTCCGGCCCGCCCGCGTCAGCGTCCTCAAGCACGACTGA